The stretch of DNA TAATTTGTTATATAACACAACAATTCTTAATTAATATTATAATTACTTGAACTAGATTAATCATCGTTTAATATAAACAAAAAATAGTATTTTTTTATATGTTTTATTGTATATAATAGATAAAAATCACAATTATAAAGGATGTCCTTTATGTTAACGGTAAATATAGCAAAAGAAATCGTGAAGCAAACAATGATACGATTAAATCGAAATATTAATATTATGGATAAAACCGGAACCATTATTGCTTCCGGTAATTTAAAGCGAATGAATCAGGCTCATTTTGGTGCCATAGAAGTACTTCGAACAGGTAGACCGCTTATTATTCGAGAAATGGATAGGCATCACTGGGAGGGTGCTTACCCTGGAATTAATCTCCCAATCCAATTTCAAAATCAAATAATTGGAGTAATTGGAATAACGGGAAATCCAGACGAAATTATGGAATTTGGAGAGTTAGTCAAAATGATTACTGAAATGATCATTCAGCATTCCTTTCTAACAGAACAGCTTGAATGGAAACAGCACTTAAAGGAATTAATATTTGAAGATTTAATTAATATTCCATTAAAAAGTGAAACTATTAATCAAAGACTACATTTAATTGAGAGTAAAATTGAGTCGCCTAATCAAGTAGCTGTCGTTGAATTAGATTTAAATGAATCAACAAAAAGTGATTTGCTTCAGCAATTTGAGGATTTTTTCCCTTTAAAACAGACGCTCATTGGTTTTTTAAGCGTTAATCGTATATTCATTTTAGCCTTGAACCTGCCTGAAGACTATTTAAGACAAAAATTGCTACAGATATTAAGTATCCTTAAGTCAAAAGGAATTGCTGTAAGAATTGGAATAGGGACTCCGGTTATAGATCAAGCACATATAAGATACTCCTATGATGAAGCATTATGCGCTTTAAAACTGGGAAGGAAAGAGCAGCCCTTAATTGCGTATAGTGAAATAGAAACGAAAGCACTTTTAGATCAACTTGATGCACGAGCAAAACAACAATTTTCTAATAGAGTTTTAGGAGATTTATCAGAAAAACTCATTGACACAATAGAACAATTCGTTGCACATAACCTTAACATTGGGGAATGTGCAAAAAATATGTATATTCATCGAAATTCGCTTATTTATAGATTAAAAAAAATCAAGGAAATAACAGGATATGATCCTCAATCCTTCCATGATGCAATGACATTACAGCTTTCAATTTGGATATGGCAGATGGAAGGAGAGGAATAAGAATTAGATGTGGAGATAGTAATAACTGCCTTCAGTTAAACTTCCCTGTTGATTTTCGCTGCAGGCACTTAGCGATCGCGGGCGGTCTGGAAGCCTCCTCGTCGAAGAGCGCTCCTGCGGGGTCTCCCTTTGACTCGCTTCTCCCGCAGGGGTCTCGCGCCTTCAGCTCCAATCAACAACAAAATAGCATTTTCAACACTAAGTTTTAACATAGTCAGTCATAAAAAAACACCTCCAATTGTTAGTTGTGTCTAACAATTGGGGTGAAGTTAAACTAATTATACTCACTCTTTTTTTATTCTTGTTTATTTTATATCCACCCTAACAACCTTGCAGTTTGTGCAATAATAAATGGTACAAGAATAGCGATTACTGTTGGAATGAGGAACGCAAGAAAAGTCCATTTCTTACTTTTGGTTTCTTTGTAAATATTAATTAATGTTGTTCCACATGGATAATGCAGGAGAGAAAATAACATCATGTTAAGCGCTGTTACCCACGTCCATCCTTGTTCAAGAAAAATATTCTTCAAGTCTACTAAGTTATCAACCTCTGTGAGAGCGCCAGTTGATAAATATCCCATCAAAAGGATTGGAAATACAATTTCGTTAGCAGGCATACCTAAAATAAATGCCAACATGATGTAACCATCTAATCCTAGCAATTGTCCGAACGGGTCCAAAAACTGAACCATATACATCAAGATACTTGTGTCACCAATGTATATATTTGCAATAACCCAAGTTAATATCGCTGCTGGAGCTGCTACCTTAACAGCTCTCACTAATACTGTCCATGATTTTGTAAGAGATGATCGGATTACCGTATCAAAGAACTTCGGACGGCGGTATGGAGGTAATTCCAACGTATAATGAGTAGGAACACCTTTAAGCGCTGTTTTTGAAAGAACCCATGAAACAAAGAAGGTGACTATAATTCCAAATAAGACCAGTCCGACTATTACCCCAGTTGTTACAAGCGATTTAAGTCCTCCAGTAAAATTTGCCGCCATAAAAAGAGATGCTAATACAATTAATGTGCCCCAACGTCCATTACATGGAACAAAATTATTCGTTAATATTGCTAGCATACGCTCTCTTGGCGATTCAATAATTCGAGTTGAAATAACTGCTGCTGCGTTACAACCAAACCCCATCGCCATTGTTAATGATTGCTTTCCATGGGCCCCTACTTTTTTAAATATCCGATCCATATTGAATGCGACACGTGGCAGATAGCCATAGTTTTCTAATAGGGCGAATGTTGGAAAAAAGATAGCCATAGGAGGAAGCATAACACTTATGACCCAAGTTGTTCCCCTATATAAACCTAATACCAATACACCATGAAGCCATTCAGGAGCATGAATAAAGGTAAAGAATGCAGTTATATAATTTTCCAACCATCCAAAAAACTCTGCGAGCATTGAAGATGGGATATTAGCACCTGCAATGGTTAGATAAAAAACAAGCCCTAGCATAACAATCATTATTGGGAAACCAAAAAGCGGAGAAGTAAATATCGCATCTAACTTTTCTGTCTTTGTATCACTTTTTGATTTTGAATAAGTGACCCCTTCTTGACACAATTGGCTACTTCTCTTATATAAATGATGAACAATCTCGTCCCTTAGCTTTGGTGAAGACAGTTGTTGTGCCTCAGAGTATAGCTGTTCGATATTCATTAGTTTTCTTTACCTCCTCCAATTGCAGACGATTTTTTATTTCATCTAGTAGCCTCTCATCCCCATCTAGTAATCTAAGAGAAACCCATCGTGACGATAAACGATCTCCTACCATTTCTCTTATATAGGGTTCGATTTTTTTTATTTGTTCTTCGATTTCATCGGAATATGTCATTTGAGTTGGATTACATTCAATGGCTCCATTTACAATCCGTTCAATCGTATCAAGTAATAGATCAAAACCTACCTTGTTACGAGCTGACAACTTAATAACTGG from Cytobacillus dafuensis encodes:
- a CDS encoding CdaR family transcriptional regulator, with product MLTVNIAKEIVKQTMIRLNRNINIMDKTGTIIASGNLKRMNQAHFGAIEVLRTGRPLIIREMDRHHWEGAYPGINLPIQFQNQIIGVIGITGNPDEIMEFGELVKMITEMIIQHSFLTEQLEWKQHLKELIFEDLINIPLKSETINQRLHLIESKIESPNQVAVVELDLNESTKSDLLQQFEDFFPLKQTLIGFLSVNRIFILALNLPEDYLRQKLLQILSILKSKGIAVRIGIGTPVIDQAHIRYSYDEALCALKLGRKEQPLIAYSEIETKALLDQLDARAKQQFSNRVLGDLSEKLIDTIEQFVAHNLNIGECAKNMYIHRNSLIYRLKKIKEITGYDPQSFHDAMTLQLSIWIWQMEGEE
- a CDS encoding nucleoside recognition domain-containing protein, with amino-acid sequence MNIEQLYSEAQQLSSPKLRDEIVHHLYKRSSQLCQEGVTYSKSKSDTKTEKLDAIFTSPLFGFPIMIVMLGLVFYLTIAGANIPSSMLAEFFGWLENYITAFFTFIHAPEWLHGVLVLGLYRGTTWVISVMLPPMAIFFPTFALLENYGYLPRVAFNMDRIFKKVGAHGKQSLTMAMGFGCNAAAVISTRIIESPRERMLAILTNNFVPCNGRWGTLIVLASLFMAANFTGGLKSLVTTGVIVGLVLFGIIVTFFVSWVLSKTALKGVPTHYTLELPPYRRPKFFDTVIRSSLTKSWTVLVRAVKVAAPAAILTWVIANIYIGDTSILMYMVQFLDPFGQLLGLDGYIMLAFILGMPANEIVFPILLMGYLSTGALTEVDNLVDLKNIFLEQGWTWVTALNMMLFSLLHYPCGTTLINIYKETKSKKWTFLAFLIPTVIAILVPFIIAQTARLLGWI